The genomic stretch ACAAAATTGACAATCTGGGGTCACATTACGTTCGTAATAACAATTAGTCAAAGTCCAAAGAATTTATTCGGAAATTTGATTAATGTATCCAAAACAGCGCTCACGTTCATGTGGGTAGTTTCGGTATAGTATTTCACTGGACGTTGTAATAGGATGTATTGCCCGCAGCGACACAATCGACGCTGGAcacaatagtagattattgacATATGAGGAAAAATGTAGAGGATTGCCGAGATTTCCTTTCATATGTCGATGAGCTATTTTATTGCataggaagaagaaaaagagaGAACAGACGTAGTGGAGCGATAAATTTCACTCTCAATCTCAAATAATGTCTGTTTATAACATCGATTTAATATAGGGTAAGTAATGTCAAAGCaactttatgcggaaagatcacatgaatgtatgtgtaacgtaacttacgttttgagaaagcgcgcgaaataatgtcatacaaatatttgaaaataatgggttgtgattttcgccatcttttttttttaatgtgctCAACTTTTGCTAGGCGGCGCAAGTAGTAACTCTATGACAGATTTTATTTGGtgcataaaatttcatggCGTGATTCAGTTTCAAGCtctaaattgtttgtttttcgaaacttttatttttgaaaagtttttaaaaatcaaaattaataacGAAAAAAGTGCACAAACAAGTATTTGTGAAattaaatcacaaaattactAAATCCGTGACGTAAACAGTCCAAACACAAACCAAACAGTCTACCGAAATGCCTAGAAATTGTTGTGTCCCCCAATGTTCTAATGTATTCAAGAAAGGAAGTGGGCTTAAATGCCATGAATTTCCAAAAGAcgtgaaaagaaaatcgaaatggaTTAACGCCATCAAAATTGGTCGCCGGCCTTCTTCAAGAATGGTAGTTTGTGGAGAGCATTTTGACGCGAGCGACTATTTCACATCTCAGTCTAGTACGATCCGATAACTTGAAGTCATTTATGTCCATTTATTGACTGATTGATTGTTATTTAAGGAATTAGTCAGCTCTTAAAAGCAAAAGCATTTCCACATCTTAAGCTGCCGACCACTACATTGCAACGATTAAGTGCACCGAAGAAAGAAAGACGTGTATTGAAACGCCAAGTCGTTGACCGTGTTGACCAAGTTGATGATATTCCGATGGAATATTCCGAAGTGGAAATGGAACAGGAACTGCAGATGAATGAGGAATGCTGCCAAACAAGTGAACTGGAATTCGAAGATAAATTCTGCCAAACAACGGAACTGGAATTCGAAGATAAATTCTGCCAAACAACGGAACTGGAATTCGAAGATAAATTCTGCCAAACAACGCAATGCCGACGTGCTGACGTTGATACTCAAACACCAAAGGTAGATTCACCACACGAATTTTAATGGTTTTGTATTATTTAGTGACTTTTTTGTACAAAGATCAGCACAGAAACGCATGCCACCCAGACATTCACTCAAAGACTCATCGATTTCCAATCATTGAGCGACAACGACATTAAGTATTTGACCGGTTTGGATCGGCCACGTTTCGAAGTGGTGTTTCAAATGTTGGAAAAGTTTAATCCAATCAgcgacaacaacaaattttgcaGACGTGAGGCTTTGGTATTGATGCTGTTCAAAATTCGTCATAATTTGGACTACAAGATGATGGAATTCATATTCAAAGTCAACAGGCAAGATATTTCAGCCAATTTTAAAGAGGTCACAGAGAAACTTTACGATGTTTTGCGTCAAGTGAATATTTGGGATACATCATACATTAACTGTCAGTGCTACCGATGCATATTAGATTGCACTGAAATATTTGTGGTCCGAGTCGAAGATCCCAATACCCATCAACTGACATTCTCATCTTACAAACATCGGCCAACTTTCAAAGTGTTAGTCTCTTGCGATGAACGAGGAGCAGTCAATTTCATTTCCGATTTGTTTGTCGGATCGATTTCAGACAGAGAAATCATTATCAAAAGTGGCATTCTCGAAAAACTAAAACGCGGTGACTCTATTCTTGCGGATAGAGGGTTCGACATAAGCGATTTAGTAGAAACCAAAGGCGTCACTCTGAACATACCTCCTTTTTTGAAAGGAAGAAAGCAGTTTAGCCATTACGAGGTTATGAAAACAAGAATCATTGCGAATcgaagaattttgattgagaACGTAAATGgtcgagcaaaaaaaaataaaattttagtcgATCCGATGCCTGAATGCCTTTGGCCGCTtgctaataaaattgtttacatcTGTTTCAGTTTGATTAATCTCTACAATCCGCTCGCAAAGTAAATGatcaatttttgtgaagatttgtttaagttgaaaaTAAAGTCACATCTACGgttctgaacaaattttttttattgattttcatttttcaacttgtAATAGAATGGACAAAATACGTTTTCGTAGTAAAAGGAAATagttttcaaatattgacCCACTAGCTCCACATCATACTCTATGGGCTGAATGAAAATACCCTTGGTTGT from Bradysia coprophila strain Holo2 unplaced genomic scaffold, BU_Bcop_v1 contig_248, whole genome shotgun sequence encodes the following:
- the LOC119078250 gene encoding uncharacterized protein LOC119078250 isoform X1, yielding MPRNCCVPQCSNVFKKGSGLKCHEFPKDVKRKSKWINAIKIGRRPSSRMVVCGEHFDASDYFTSQSRISQLLKAKAFPHLKLPTTTLQRLSAPKKERRVLKRQVVDRVDQVDDIPMEYSEVEMEQELQMNEECCQTSELEFEDKFCQTTELEFEDKFCQTTELEFEDKFCQTTQCRRADVDTQTPKISTETHATQTFTQRLIDFQSLSDNDIKYLTGLDRPRFEVVFQMLEKFNPISDNNKFCRREALVLMLFKIRHNLDYKMMEFIFKVNRQDISANFKEVTEKLYDVLRQVNIWDTSYINCQCYRCILDCTEIFVVRVEDPNTHQLTFSSYKHRPTFKVLVSCDERGAVNFISDLFVGSISDREIIIKSGILEKLKRGDSILADRGFDISDLVETKGVTLNIPPFLKGRKQFSHYEVMKTRIIANRRILIENVNGRAKKNKILVDPMPECLWPLANKIVYICFSLINLYNPLAK
- the LOC119078250 gene encoding THAP domain-containing protein 2-like isoform X2 produces the protein MPRNCCVPQCSNVFKKGSGLKCHEFPKDVKRKSKWINAIKIGRRPSSRMVVCGEHFDASDYFTSQSRISQLLKAKAFPHLKLPTTTLQRLSAPKKERRVLKRQVVDRVDQVDDIPMEYSEVEMEQELQMNEECCQTSELEFEDKFCQTTELEFEDKFCQTTELEFEDKFCQTTQCRRADVDTQTPKVDSPHEF